A window from Sphingobacterium hotanense encodes these proteins:
- a CDS encoding glycosyltransferase family 2 protein — MLTKQYKVSVTIPVYNVEDYLEQSVNSLMSQTLKGIELIFIDDCSTDNSLEKLNGILGAIQIPDTIEVKILQNNENKGVAYTRNVGLLASSGKYIASIDPDDFIECDMLKIMFEKAELERAEIVWCDYVNVFKDERSIVRQDLIEKPRNCIEGLLRGELFGGMCNKLILRSLFTANNVQFPAGQNMSEDLRVCVQLFFYAKTVRYVDRALYFYVQYRENSISLTNTNVLKINYEWFENIKAVELFLHEKELNELVELVMILKLVSKKNLLVKGKSIEDFKQWRDIFPESNQYINQTDLPLHYKFIANKINKEAWFFPKFWILIKKILRK, encoded by the coding sequence ATGCTTACAAAACAATATAAGGTCAGTGTAACGATTCCTGTTTACAACGTCGAGGATTATCTCGAGCAATCCGTTAATAGCTTGATGTCTCAAACTTTAAAAGGAATAGAATTGATTTTTATTGACGATTGTAGTACAGATAATAGTTTGGAGAAACTGAATGGAATACTCGGGGCAATTCAGATTCCAGACACTATAGAGGTTAAGATTCTGCAAAATAATGAGAATAAGGGGGTAGCCTATACCAGAAATGTTGGATTGCTCGCTTCTTCAGGAAAATATATTGCCTCTATCGATCCTGACGATTTTATTGAATGCGATATGCTTAAGATCATGTTTGAGAAAGCAGAACTTGAAAGAGCAGAAATTGTATGGTGTGACTATGTCAATGTATTTAAGGATGAGAGGTCAATTGTTAGACAGGATTTAATTGAGAAACCGCGAAATTGTATAGAGGGCCTGTTGAGAGGTGAATTGTTTGGAGGGATGTGCAATAAATTGATTCTGCGAAGCTTATTTACGGCCAACAACGTTCAGTTTCCAGCAGGGCAGAATATGTCGGAAGATCTGAGAGTCTGTGTACAACTTTTTTTCTACGCTAAAACTGTTCGGTACGTAGACAGAGCGCTATATTTTTATGTTCAATATAGAGAGAATTCTATTAGCTTAACTAATACCAATGTTCTCAAGATTAATTATGAATGGTTTGAAAACATTAAGGCAGTTGAACTTTTTCTACACGAAAAGGAACTAAATGAGTTAGTAGAATTAGTAATGATCCTTAAATTGGTCAGCAAAAAGAATCTATTGGTTAAAGGCAAATCCATCGAAGATTTTAAACAATGGAGAGACATATTTCCGGAAAGTAACCAATATATAAATCAGACTGATTTGCCACTTCATTATAAGTTTATCGCGAATAAAATTAATAAGGAAGCTTGGTTTTTTCCAAAGTTCTGGATTTTGATTAAGAAAATCTTGAGAAAATAA
- a CDS encoding glycosyltransferase family 2 protein, whose amino-acid sequence MKKDYLLSIIVPVFRVERFISKCAHSLFSQSLSGIQFIFIDDKGGDKSIEVLREVLLAYPERNEDTLILTNPRNLGSSESRNVGLTYASGKYVTFCDADDWVELRMAEVVLDKMIKEEADIVWTDFYLSNKDSEVRVSQNYAEDAIECIKGLLTEQFFGSLWNKMFRRDLFIYNNVLFPSRQDVWEDLLTNVQLFHFSKKVVYLSEAFYHYVQYNDSSLVKIRNDKQLSDILANSKSIITFLSDEGVLSNYENEIPILKLAAKQTLLYQTDRASFKKWREIYPESNKDISNYDKLPKHLRFVGKAADRKCWLVVGSWIFLKRIKNSLFSKA is encoded by the coding sequence ATGAAAAAAGATTATTTGCTATCAATCATTGTTCCAGTCTTCAGAGTAGAACGTTTTATATCAAAATGTGCTCATTCGCTGTTTAGTCAATCGTTGAGCGGTATACAATTTATCTTCATTGACGATAAAGGAGGGGATAAAAGCATAGAGGTATTAAGGGAAGTGTTATTGGCATATCCAGAGCGGAATGAGGATACATTAATACTGACTAATCCAAGAAATTTAGGCTCTTCAGAAAGTAGGAATGTCGGCCTGACATATGCGAGCGGGAAATATGTTACATTTTGTGATGCTGATGACTGGGTGGAGCTAAGAATGGCTGAAGTCGTATTGGACAAGATGATCAAGGAAGAGGCTGATATCGTTTGGACCGATTTCTATTTATCGAATAAAGATTCAGAAGTACGTGTGAGTCAAAACTACGCAGAGGACGCTATTGAGTGTATCAAAGGCCTGCTCACTGAACAATTTTTTGGGAGTTTATGGAATAAGATGTTCAGGAGAGACTTATTTATCTATAACAATGTTTTATTTCCATCCAGACAAGATGTTTGGGAGGATTTATTAACGAATGTGCAGCTTTTTCATTTTTCTAAAAAGGTTGTTTATTTATCTGAGGCATTTTATCACTATGTTCAGTACAATGACTCGTCGTTGGTTAAAATTAGAAATGACAAACAATTGTCCGATATTTTAGCGAATAGCAAGTCGATTATAACTTTTCTTTCCGATGAAGGCGTTTTATCGAACTATGAAAACGAAATTCCAATATTAAAATTGGCAGCAAAACAAACATTACTATATCAGACAGATCGGGCTTCTTTTAAAAAGTGGCGTGAGATATATCCTGAGTCGAATAAAGATATTTCGAATTATGATAAACTGCCAAAACATTTGAGATTTGTAGGAAAAGCTGCCGATAGGAAATGTTGGCTGGTTGTGGGGAGTTGGATTTTTTTAAAGCGCATAAAAAACAGTTTATTTTCAAAAGCTTAA
- a CDS encoding nitroreductase family protein, whose product MENILKKRYLFRNYRDDAEKFHQYASAFNENDILNKEANLILNYHSLEKGMLFNKMKSGYGAYRINNLHKLLADPDVIDNIDRSQIRVAYEVMCKYYELQTFLGYEIEALFSKQQYEAYKSILGKLYNPEFEGVLHWNRSDFYKDIKSDFSKFSNSRKSVRNFTGELVEKRILEQVVELANNAPSVCNRQASKVYILEDKTKIDKVLKIQDGFNGYTGNVRQLIILTNDRRYYYTTGERNQLFIDGGIYLLNLLYALHYFHVANCPANWAKTTKEELPIYDVLDLPKSEKIICLIPIGVSTEEFRTTLSKRRTVDENLFFIN is encoded by the coding sequence GTGGAAAATATTCTGAAGAAAAGATATTTATTTAGAAACTATCGAGATGATGCTGAGAAGTTTCATCAATACGCAAGTGCATTTAATGAAAACGATATTTTAAATAAAGAGGCTAATCTAATTTTAAACTACCATTCTCTTGAGAAGGGGATGCTTTTTAATAAAATGAAATCTGGCTATGGCGCATACAGAATCAATAATCTGCATAAACTATTAGCGGATCCCGATGTCATCGATAATATAGACCGTTCACAAATTCGTGTTGCCTATGAAGTAATGTGTAAATATTATGAATTGCAGACGTTTCTCGGTTATGAGATAGAAGCGCTTTTTTCCAAACAACAATACGAAGCCTATAAATCGATTCTAGGAAAATTGTACAATCCAGAATTTGAGGGCGTTCTACACTGGAATCGCTCGGATTTTTATAAAGACATTAAAAGTGATTTCTCAAAGTTTTCCAATTCTCGAAAAAGCGTTAGGAATTTCACAGGAGAGCTTGTTGAGAAAAGAATTTTAGAGCAAGTTGTTGAATTAGCAAATAACGCTCCTTCGGTATGCAATAGGCAAGCGAGCAAAGTTTATATCCTTGAAGATAAAACGAAAATAGATAAAGTATTGAAGATTCAAGACGGTTTCAATGGCTACACGGGAAACGTTAGACAATTAATTATTTTGACTAACGACAGGAGATATTACTATACGACAGGTGAGCGGAATCAGCTGTTCATTGATGGAGGAATTTATTTATTAAACCTCCTATATGCGTTACATTATTTTCACGTTGCAAATTGTCCAGCAAATTGGGCAAAAACTACCAAAGAAGAACTTCCTATTTATGATGTGCTAGATCTTCCTAAATCGGAGAAAATAATATGTTTGATTCCGATTGGTGTTTCTACCGAAGAATTCAGAACAACATTGTCAAAGCGAAGGACAGTTGATGAGAATTTATTTTTTATTAATTAG
- a CDS encoding polysaccharide pyruvyl transferase family protein, translating to MKKLAILTQPLKANYGGLIQNFALQSVLKGFGYNVETLSREYHRDAGAFRTLLAKGKNQVLSLLTGKKKKLFSKKEAAYVFSETYRFIREHLAVSRNLYSTSDLKQYFKNQHFSGIVVGSDQTWRPKYSPNIYNYFLDFIEDDSAKGKLAYATSFGSEQWEYTDEETLRCIELSKKFDAISVREESGVTLCKEHLKVESTWVLDPTLLLKASSYIELFKDLNFADRGLFSYVLDRNDEKNRFIEDICRRIKKDQFRKQPIRSIESGPIYDYSKLEDFKYPSLEEWLASFYYADFVITDSFHGTVFSIIFNKPFLSIVNFERGGSRFYSLLKLFQLEHRLVSDINNFNDSLLEEKIEYQRVNEILEIERQKSLLFLKENLK from the coding sequence ATGAAGAAATTGGCGATTCTTACTCAACCTTTAAAGGCGAACTATGGCGGTTTGATTCAAAACTTTGCGCTGCAATCTGTTTTAAAGGGATTTGGATATAATGTTGAAACGCTATCCAGAGAATATCATCGGGACGCGGGAGCCTTTAGAACTCTATTAGCGAAAGGAAAAAACCAAGTATTGTCACTATTGACTGGGAAAAAGAAAAAGCTTTTCAGTAAAAAGGAGGCGGCTTACGTTTTCTCCGAGACTTATCGATTTATTAGGGAGCATTTAGCTGTATCTCGAAATCTGTACTCAACTTCGGATTTGAAGCAATATTTTAAGAATCAACATTTTTCTGGAATTGTCGTAGGAAGTGACCAAACATGGAGACCAAAGTATTCTCCCAATATCTATAATTATTTTCTTGATTTTATTGAAGATGATTCCGCTAAAGGGAAACTAGCTTATGCAACAAGCTTTGGATCAGAGCAATGGGAGTATACGGACGAGGAGACACTTAGATGTATTGAACTTTCGAAGAAATTCGATGCAATTTCCGTGCGTGAGGAATCTGGCGTAACTCTATGCAAAGAACATTTGAAGGTTGAATCAACATGGGTATTAGACCCCACGTTATTACTGAAGGCGAGCAGCTATATTGAATTGTTTAAGGATTTGAATTTTGCAGATCGCGGTTTGTTCAGCTATGTTTTGGATCGCAATGATGAAAAAAACCGATTTATAGAAGATATTTGTAGACGTATTAAAAAGGATCAATTTAGAAAGCAACCCATTCGATCAATCGAAAGCGGTCCGATATATGACTATTCAAAGCTTGAGGATTTTAAATATCCGTCACTTGAAGAATGGTTAGCTTCGTTTTATTATGCTGATTTTGTGATTACTGATTCTTTTCATGGGACAGTTTTCTCGATAATCTTTAATAAACCATTTCTTTCAATTGTAAACTTTGAGCGGGGTGGTTCAAGGTTTTACTCTCTGCTTAAACTTTTTCAGTTAGAGCATCGATTAGTATCTGACATTAATAATTTTAACGATTCACTTTTAGAAGAAAAAATTGAATATCAAAGAGTCAATGAAATTCTTGAAATTGAACGCCAAAAATCTCTTTTATTCTTGAAAGAAAACTTAAAATAA
- a CDS encoding MATE family efflux transporter: protein MGSNASIAKNSAFLFVRMLISMGVSFYTSRAILQLLGIEDFGIYNLVAGVIASFSFIANTIISANSRFLSFSIGLNDITQLKKTFSLCVTSSIITALVLVIFCETLGLWWIFNKINIPDAKFFEAQIVFHIAVLNLFFTIVFTPFNALIISFEKMNIYAIVSVVNSLLNLLVVFLLYFNYSGYSNLIMYGALSLVVNLGISGIYYFYSRTKFKVEGFSICFDKELKKIFTYSSWDIYGNLAVTARTSGVAILQNMFFGVVANAGIGIATQVQNLVNQFSSNILFASKPQVIKRYASGDIDGMIDVINKTVLFTSVLLSLVVVPLIVEMDSILIFWLGILPEHTVAFVQWFLLFIFGANISQCLLMGIHATGKVRNSSIINGTLYLFVIPLSYWAFSKDFAIEFPYILNFLFILIGGLLNAFYLKREVRKFDVLAFYRNCVLPIIVISVLNYLLLIGLKSYTGTGFFAIISTFLFSSCFTALWIWFFVFDKGIKEKSLNYLKEKWSKI, encoded by the coding sequence ATGGGATCGAATGCTAGTATAGCAAAGAATAGTGCATTCTTGTTTGTCCGGATGTTAATTAGTATGGGGGTTAGCTTTTATACCTCTAGAGCTATTTTACAGTTGCTGGGTATTGAGGATTTTGGTATTTACAATTTGGTAGCAGGAGTAATTGCTTCCTTTTCATTTATTGCCAACACCATTATTTCTGCAAATTCTAGATTTCTTTCTTTCAGTATCGGCCTTAATGATATAACTCAACTTAAAAAAACGTTTTCACTTTGTGTTACCTCGAGTATAATTACCGCATTAGTTCTCGTAATCTTCTGTGAAACTCTTGGTTTATGGTGGATCTTCAATAAAATTAATATTCCAGACGCTAAGTTTTTTGAAGCCCAAATCGTATTTCACATTGCGGTTTTAAATCTTTTTTTCACAATCGTATTTACTCCGTTCAATGCGTTAATTATTTCTTTTGAAAAAATGAATATTTACGCAATTGTAAGTGTTGTAAATTCATTATTAAACTTACTTGTTGTTTTCCTATTATATTTCAATTATAGTGGATACAGCAATTTAATCATGTATGGTGCCTTGTCATTAGTGGTTAATTTGGGGATTAGTGGTATTTATTATTTCTATTCCAGGACTAAATTTAAAGTTGAAGGATTCAGTATTTGTTTCGATAAGGAATTAAAAAAGATATTTACTTATTCTTCTTGGGATATTTATGGAAACCTCGCAGTAACGGCGAGAACTTCAGGAGTTGCAATATTGCAAAACATGTTTTTTGGGGTTGTTGCAAACGCCGGAATAGGTATTGCTACACAAGTTCAGAATCTAGTAAATCAATTTTCTTCGAATATACTTTTTGCGTCGAAACCTCAGGTAATCAAGCGCTATGCTTCAGGGGACATTGATGGAATGATAGACGTTATTAATAAAACAGTTCTATTCACTTCGGTTTTGCTTTCGCTGGTTGTCGTTCCATTAATTGTTGAAATGGATAGTATATTAATCTTTTGGTTAGGAATTCTTCCAGAACATACGGTCGCATTTGTTCAATGGTTTTTACTATTTATATTTGGAGCAAACATTTCCCAATGTTTATTAATGGGGATACATGCGACTGGCAAGGTTAGGAATTCGAGTATAATTAATGGAACACTTTATCTTTTTGTAATTCCCTTGTCCTATTGGGCATTTTCTAAGGATTTTGCAATTGAGTTTCCGTATATTTTAAATTTCCTGTTCATTTTAATTGGTGGCCTTTTAAATGCATTTTACCTAAAACGTGAGGTTAGAAAATTCGATGTACTTGCGTTTTATAGGAACTGCGTTTTACCCATCATAGTTATCTCAGTATTGAACTATTTGCTTTTAATCGGTCTTAAATCTTATACGGGAACAGGATTTTTTGCAATAATCTCTACTTTTCTGTTTTCGTCATGTTTTACAGCGTTGTGGATTTGGTTTTTTGTTTTCGATAAAGGAATTAAGGAGAAAAGCTTAAATTATTTGAAGGAGAAATGGTCAAAGATCTAG
- a CDS encoding glycosyltransferase family 8 protein, translating into MTPIVFCFDDNLVMQAGVCISSLLFHAAESTYYDIIVLHDSKAKFPSSGMLEKLFLQYADFSIRYVNVGEAFKDGFQIRGITQATYYRLLIADLVPEYDKIMYHDVDVIFRDDLSGIFKATDLEGYYVAGVSTPYSDIEPYLNQKLNTTSADYIAAGNIILNSKAIREDGLTEKFIELSKANWKYQDMDVINIACKGKIKLLPPSFCIVGTTSEILKDPNQKFYSKEDADYAINYGIIHYNGPKPWDTWCLHFDIWWEYYRKSVYFDLEYYYEFYHDKFDEYDRLSLTKRIKILLRYFKTRK; encoded by the coding sequence ATTACACCTATTGTATTTTGTTTTGATGATAACTTAGTTATGCAGGCAGGCGTTTGTATTAGTTCGTTACTATTTCACGCTGCAGAAAGCACCTACTATGATATCATTGTACTGCATGATTCTAAAGCAAAGTTTCCAAGCTCCGGAATGCTCGAAAAGTTGTTTTTACAATATGCTGATTTTTCCATTCGCTACGTTAATGTAGGCGAGGCGTTCAAGGACGGTTTTCAAATACGAGGGATTACTCAAGCAACTTACTACAGACTTTTAATTGCAGATTTGGTTCCAGAATATGACAAAATCATGTACCATGATGTAGATGTAATTTTTAGGGATGATCTTTCTGGGATTTTTAAAGCGACAGATTTAGAAGGATACTATGTTGCCGGAGTATCGACTCCCTACTCGGACATAGAGCCCTATTTAAATCAAAAACTTAATACGACATCGGCTGACTATATAGCTGCCGGCAATATTATTCTTAACTCCAAAGCGATAAGAGAAGACGGACTTACTGAAAAATTTATTGAATTATCTAAGGCTAACTGGAAATATCAAGATATGGACGTTATCAACATTGCGTGCAAAGGAAAGATAAAATTACTACCTCCTAGTTTTTGTATTGTTGGTACTACTTCGGAGATTCTGAAAGATCCAAATCAGAAATTCTACTCTAAGGAGGATGCCGATTATGCTATCAATTACGGTATTATACATTATAATGGGCCAAAGCCATGGGATACATGGTGTTTGCATTTTGATATATGGTGGGAGTATTATAGAAAGTCTGTATATTTTGATCTAGAATATTATTATGAATTTTATCACGATAAGTTTGATGAATATGACCGTTTGTCACTTACGAAAAGGATAAAAATTCTATTGCGTTATTTTAAGACGAGAAAATGA
- a CDS encoding glycosyltransferase family 2 protein translates to MVKDLVSIITPCYNSRNFLDKLLESVLIQDYPSIEMILVDDGSVDELAEFLKEHDYFNRFEARGFKLYYCRQENMGQAVAINLGLTKYSGEYLTWPDSDDYYYDHSAISSFVNAINMSDVDIIRCYPRHVDQLGNDLGFHIPNFSDDRVFEECLLENNFWFSPICYFFKASNIKKVLDNRIIPSRVGQNFQLYLPLFYFGNLSTLKLDLVNYLVRSNSHSHSKKSYAQALERLDNILELKLQILNEYDLRIEPTLMKSLYKKFKLSYLNVRLEYGRIGEAFLYLTRNLMFSKGAYLMFIKKVFLQRSN, encoded by the coding sequence ATGGTCAAAGATCTAGTTTCAATTATTACTCCATGTTATAATAGCAGGAATTTTTTAGATAAGTTGTTGGAATCTGTACTTATCCAAGATTATCCTTCTATTGAAATGATACTAGTTGACGATGGATCTGTTGATGAGCTAGCGGAATTTCTAAAAGAACACGACTATTTTAATCGATTTGAGGCAAGAGGCTTTAAATTATATTATTGTCGTCAAGAGAATATGGGGCAGGCCGTTGCAATTAATTTGGGATTAACAAAGTACTCCGGCGAATATCTAACATGGCCAGATAGCGATGATTATTACTACGACCATTCTGCGATTTCAAGTTTTGTGAATGCGATAAATATGTCCGATGTGGATATCATTCGATGCTATCCTCGACATGTAGATCAGTTGGGAAATGATTTAGGGTTCCATATACCGAACTTCTCTGACGATCGCGTTTTTGAAGAATGTCTGCTCGAAAATAACTTTTGGTTTTCTCCCATTTGTTATTTTTTTAAGGCTTCCAATATTAAGAAAGTTTTGGATAATCGAATAATTCCAAGTAGAGTTGGGCAGAATTTTCAACTTTATTTGCCCCTATTTTATTTTGGTAATCTATCGACTCTTAAGTTGGATCTGGTGAATTACTTAGTACGAAGCAATTCACATTCACATTCCAAAAAAAGTTATGCGCAAGCTTTGGAGCGATTGGATAACATATTGGAATTGAAGCTTCAAATATTAAATGAATACGATCTTCGTATCGAACCGACATTGATGAAATCCTTGTATAAGAAATTTAAGTTATCGTATTTGAATGTTAGACTTGAATACGGTCGTATTGGAGAAGCATTTCTGTATTTGACGAGAAATTTAATGTTCTCCAAAGGAGCGTATTTGATGTTTATTAAAAAAGTGTTTTTACAGAGATCAAATTAA
- a CDS encoding glycosyltransferase family 2 protein, producing the protein MEQPLVSIIIPVYGVERFISKCLTSVLNQTYDALEIIIIDDATQDRSIELAKQLLNEYPNRTNSTVFIKHEVNQGLPSARNTGLKNASGIYVLHIDSDDWIENDMVEKMVESAISKDLDIVYSDWFLSFRKNERYMKQPSFIDPKECIDAFLNGSLRFNVWNKLVKRSIYLENNILFPDGKPMGEDMTMIKVFCHARSIGYVPGAFYHYVQLNPNAYTKQFSEEKFLQVVENTKNVIEYIETRFPDGEYSRQVHFFKLNVKLPLLIGSEVNKYAYWKTVFSESNVYIKANKAFGWRIKLVQLAALNAQFWLVKLHYFIIIKFIYGFVYR; encoded by the coding sequence ATGGAGCAACCCTTAGTCTCAATTATTATCCCTGTTTATGGTGTAGAGCGTTTTATTTCGAAATGTTTGACTTCGGTTTTAAATCAAACATACGATGCGCTTGAAATCATTATTATTGACGATGCTACACAGGATAGAAGTATTGAGCTTGCAAAGCAGCTTTTGAACGAATATCCTAATCGTACAAACTCTACAGTCTTCATAAAACATGAGGTGAATCAAGGCTTGCCATCAGCTAGGAATACCGGGTTGAAAAATGCCAGTGGAATTTATGTCCTGCATATCGACAGCGATGATTGGATAGAGAATGATATGGTAGAGAAAATGGTAGAATCGGCTATTTCGAAAGACCTAGACATTGTTTATTCGGATTGGTTCCTTTCGTTTAGAAAAAATGAGAGATATATGAAGCAACCATCATTTATCGACCCTAAGGAATGTATCGATGCTTTCTTAAACGGAAGCCTTAGATTCAACGTATGGAATAAACTAGTTAAGCGTTCTATATATTTAGAGAATAACATACTTTTTCCAGATGGAAAGCCAATGGGAGAGGATATGACGATGATAAAGGTATTTTGCCATGCGCGTTCAATTGGATATGTTCCAGGTGCATTCTATCATTATGTTCAATTAAATCCAAATGCGTATACCAAACAATTTAGTGAAGAGAAGTTTTTACAAGTAGTCGAAAATACAAAAAACGTAATTGAATATATTGAAACTCGTTTTCCGGATGGTGAATATTCACGGCAAGTACATTTTTTCAAGCTTAATGTGAAATTACCTTTATTAATTGGTTCAGAGGTTAACAAATATGCATATTGGAAAACGGTGTTTTCTGAAAGTAATGTTTATATAAAAGCGAATAAGGCATTCGGATGGCGCATAAAGTTAGTTCAACTTGCAGCTTTAAATGCTCAATTTTGGTTGGTGAAGTTGCATTATTTTATAATTATTAAATTTATATATGGATTCGTCTACCGTTAA
- a CDS encoding MraY family glycosyltransferase — translation MELLVVFIPFILAIVVNRAFIPFIMLVTYKKRLFDPIDSRKIHHRIIPRLGGVSFAPIQCLLLVITMTLVFKTSLVSIDVQSWAFLSHFMMLICGLVILSMVGIGDDLIGIDYKWKFITQILVASLLPLSGLWINDLYGLGFIVKIPFWIGMPLTVFVIVLIINAINLIDGLDGLCSGLVCVSCLVLGTLFIYYGAWVHALFAFITLGVLIPFFYYNVFGTKKRRRQIFMGDTGSMTLGFSVAFMAISFAMNNEFIRPFSEGAIVVAFSTLIIPVFDVARVMLVRWKLGHPIFKPDRNHLHHKFLRAGMTHRTAMIFIICLALFFSVFNIVMVEYISNNVVIVLDILLWIGFHVLFNRLERRKVIAKVQLYINLL, via the coding sequence TTGGAGTTATTAGTTGTTTTTATTCCTTTTATACTAGCCATTGTGGTGAACAGGGCATTTATTCCTTTTATCATGCTGGTAACCTATAAGAAGCGACTCTTTGATCCGATTGATTCTCGCAAAATCCATCACCGTATTATCCCTCGTCTAGGAGGCGTTTCCTTTGCTCCAATTCAATGCCTGCTGCTCGTGATTACTATGACATTGGTTTTTAAAACAAGTTTAGTTAGCATTGATGTACAGTCATGGGCATTTTTATCACATTTTATGATGCTGATTTGTGGTTTGGTAATACTGTCAATGGTTGGTATTGGGGATGATTTAATAGGGATTGATTATAAATGGAAGTTTATCACACAAATTTTAGTTGCCTCGCTGTTGCCCCTTTCGGGTTTATGGATAAATGATTTGTATGGGCTTGGTTTTATTGTGAAGATTCCATTTTGGATTGGAATGCCTTTAACGGTATTTGTCATTGTGTTAATTATTAACGCAATCAATTTGATAGATGGCCTTGATGGACTTTGTTCAGGGTTAGTTTGCGTAAGTTGTCTAGTACTTGGAACGTTGTTTATTTATTATGGAGCTTGGGTGCACGCATTATTTGCTTTTATCACATTAGGCGTATTAATTCCATTTTTCTATTATAATGTATTTGGCACGAAAAAGCGTCGTCGCCAAATATTTATGGGGGATACGGGAAGTATGACTCTAGGCTTTTCCGTCGCATTTATGGCGATCAGTTTTGCCATGAATAATGAGTTCATTAGGCCGTTCTCCGAGGGTGCGATCGTGGTTGCTTTTTCAACTTTAATCATCCCTGTATTTGACGTAGCAAGAGTTATGCTAGTACGTTGGAAATTGGGACATCCTATTTTTAAACCTGATCGGAATCATTTGCATCACAAATTTTTGCGTGCGGGGATGACCCATAGAACTGCAATGATTTTCATTATATGCTTGGCCTTATTCTTTAGTGTTTTCAATATTGTTATGGTTGAGTATATCAGCAATAATGTTGTAATCGTATTAGACATTCTGTTGTGGATAGGCTTTCACGTGTTGTTTAATCGATTGGAGAGGCGTAAAGTAATCGCAAAGGTGCAGTTGTATATTAATTTATTATAG
- a CDS encoding NAD-dependent epimerase/dehydratase family protein encodes MNIAIIGGSGFVGTQLISLLQQSRELHVKNIDKQHSKTHSGITTIANVLDAEALKGELAGFEVVILLAAEHRDDVTPTSLYYDVNVQGMRNTLAAMEHNGIKRIIFTSSVAVYGLDKPNPSEDSPKDPFNHYGISKWQAEQVLDEWSKGHRDWNINIVRPTVIFGEGNRGNVFNLLSQIANGKFMMIGKGDNQKSMSYVGNIIAFIQFMLLKMTTGYNIYNYVDKPDFTTNDLVFHTGEIIGKQIPTTRIPYWLGMMGGYGFDVLAFLTRKKLNISSVRVKKFCAITKYDSRKAMGSGFVPPYSLEEGLRRMLKAEFGK; translated from the coding sequence ATGAACATAGCCATTATCGGTGGGTCGGGATTCGTAGGTACGCAGCTAATTTCATTGCTGCAACAGTCTAGGGAACTTCATGTCAAAAATATCGACAAACAGCATAGTAAAACTCATTCGGGGATCACTACGATTGCCAATGTTTTGGATGCAGAAGCTTTAAAAGGCGAGCTTGCGGGCTTCGAAGTCGTGATTTTACTGGCGGCTGAGCATAGAGATGACGTTACACCCACATCCTTGTACTATGACGTAAATGTGCAGGGAATGCGCAACACATTGGCAGCGATGGAACACAATGGCATTAAACGTATTATTTTTACAAGTTCGGTTGCCGTTTATGGTTTAGACAAACCAAATCCTTCTGAGGATTCTCCAAAAGATCCATTTAATCATTATGGAATAAGCAAGTGGCAGGCAGAACAGGTATTGGACGAGTGGAGCAAAGGACATCGGGATTGGAATATAAACATTGTTCGTCCGACTGTCATATTTGGCGAAGGGAACCGTGGAAACGTTTTTAATTTGCTAAGCCAAATTGCGAATGGTAAATTTATGATGATAGGCAAAGGCGATAATCAAAAGTCTATGTCATATGTTGGGAACATTATCGCTTTCATTCAATTTATGCTTTTGAAAATGACGACCGGATATAATATATATAATTACGTTGATAAGCCTGATTTCACGACCAATGACCTGGTGTTTCATACAGGTGAGATTATTGGAAAACAAATACCGACCACGCGTATTCCGTATTGGCTAGGCATGATGGGGGGGTATGGTTTCGATGTGCTTGCATTTTTGACAAGGAAGAAGTTGAATATTAGTTCGGTTCGAGTGAAGAAGTTTTGTGCCATAACGAAGTATGATTCAAGGAAAGCAATGGGATCGGGGTTTGTTCCGCCGTATTCTTTGGAGGAAGGATTGCGGAGAATGTTGAAGGCAGAGTTTGGGAAGTAG